One Carassius gibelio isolate Cgi1373 ecotype wild population from Czech Republic chromosome A7, carGib1.2-hapl.c, whole genome shotgun sequence DNA window includes the following coding sequences:
- the LOC128017157 gene encoding G2/mitotic-specific cyclin-B3, producing MPFSRGKKPTTSKIPKLHHKGLENQDGPQTKRSSSSPQGAPKKRTAFVDITNAHKIELSNPIKKKDPVKKLQKKVSVLSKNDVNLKSVDNSEEKLEELKNVESNIEKLEESSSKTPIPPHLLPPEIPPEFDIDSEHLSDSVHAVEYAKDIFDYLKSREEKFVLHDYMPDQQHLNNNMRAILVDWLVEVQENFELNHETLYLAVKMTDHYLAVSQARRESLQLIGSTAMLIASKFEERAPPCVDDFLYICDDAYKRSQLIAMEICILQALNFDINIPVPYRFLRRYAKCVNAGMDTLTLARFICELSLLEMDFVPIRASLLASACLLIALVTKDLGGWTQCLQFHSGYSVEDLAPVVRKLHDMLIAPQDSKLAVVRSKYAHKVFFEVALIPTVSLETLEGFLK from the exons ATGCCGTTTTCAAGAGGAAAGAAGCCCACCACCAGTAAAATCCCCAAACTTCACCACAAAGGACTGGAGAACCAG GATGGCCCTCAGACCAAGCGCTCCTCATCTTCTCCTCAAGGGGCCCCTAAGAAAAGAACTGCTTTTGTGGACATCACAAAT GCACACAAGATTGAGCTAAGCAACCCCATCAAGAAGAAAGATCCTGTCAAGAAGCTGCAAAAGAAGGTCTCAGTACTTTCTAAGAATGATGTCAACTTAAA ATCTGTGGACAATTCAGAGGAAAAGTTAGAGGAACTGAAGAATGTGGAGTCAAATATTGAGAAACTGGAAGAATCCTCTTCCAAAACTCCAATTCCTCCCCACCTACTGCCTCCGGAG ATCCCACCTGAGTTTGACATCGATTCAGAGCACCTCAGTGACTCTGTGCATGCAGTGGAGTACGCCAAAGATATTTTTGACTACCTCAAGAGCAGAGAG GAAAAGTTTGTCTTACATGACTACATGCCTGATCAGCAACATCTGAACAACAATATGAGAGCAATTCTGGTGGACTGGCTGGTTGAGGTCCAG GAGAATTTCGAGCTGAATCATGAGACTCTGTACCTGGCTGTGAAAATGACGGATCATTATCTGGCTGTGAGCCAGGCCAGACGGGAGTCTTTACAGCTCATTGGTTCCACTGCTATGCTCATCGCTTCTAAATTTGAG GAGCGAGCTCCACCTTGCGTGGATGATTTCCTATATATTTGTGATGATGCCTACAAGCGTTCTCAGCTCATCGCCATGGAAATCTGTATCCTGCAGGCACTGAACTTTGACATCAATATTCCGGTTCCATACCGCTTCCTTCGTCGCTACGCTAAG TGTGTGAATGCAGGTATGGACACACTGACTCTGGCGCGCTTTATTTGTGAGCTGAGCTTGCTAGAGATGGATTTTGTGCCCATACGAGCGTCTTTGCTCGCTTCTGCCTGTCTGCTCATCGCTCTGGTTACTAAGGATCTGGGAGGATGG ACACAGTGTTTGCAGTTCCACTCTGGATACAGTGTGGAGGATCTGGCACCTGTGGTCAGAAAACTTCATGATATGCTCATCGCCCCGCAGGACAGTAAACTCGCTGTCGTCAGGAGCAAATATGCACACAA ggtTTTCTTTGAAGTTGCGTTGATCCCCACGGTGAGTCTGGAAACATTGGAGGGGTTTTTGAAATAA
- the LOC128017156 gene encoding uncharacterized protein LOC128017156, with amino-acid sequence MINEDWLCSSFKLCDLVTTSQSAHSDESAQVVIHGESYPQPAYNPSSIQHTLETYSHLLDVTLEQNLEPILHFAQTTAKAIIDSAVRIKTSRESVKVRGDDVEMLAEELTLQICCKALEEMERHYHCDDPSSKSTDDQGVVEGTYGNASVLCPSGDNYDKNTTEMETDNKMEEYDDTYSNSLKSMANLGSVEYPDTPPSTPLLPEMIRSRASFTRKLKGGLAKEFLPSTPPSTPKDHMQPLMENQMTDLSADFIVRLMRSLSLECCRNEGLEESEDGEVDDDRLQNDVSGLTDYAAQISADILHFITTNEIRKVMDEGCVKSMWTIADQLASEIVTTSLAEVMARGERKVSEEETTSYSLYEVDMATDTRAMISATDRVKVLASELIINAMVHAFAKLGQGAFKHGTQPHLSGQAVEPQPWEERRYSDTLCKDSVNSHNAKTFRCCSDKSELNPITDDAIKVKSSIHTFANNFAEDVLQHSVCEASSLLFNYKQSQGAELGPEKDITPWVIKMCPGESVVQELQCALLWAAASQKGTKALQFDLPDKSFQQKLCRLSRSARLNGWTVGALMVSLEEFCDMQQETSGGHYKSSDSLLEHLQHLIDNVCLN; translated from the exons ATGATTAACGAGGATTGGCTGTGCAGCTCATTTAAACTGTGTGATCTAGTCACCACTTCACAATCTGCTCACTCTGAC GAATCTGCTCAGGTGGTAATTCATGGTGAATCATACCCACAACCTGCTTATAACCCATCATCAATCCAACACACTCTGGAAACATACAGCCATTTGCTGGATGTAACATTAGAGCAGAATTTAGAGCCCATTCTACACTTTGCACAGACAACAGCCAAAGCTATTATAGATTCAGCCGTCAGGATCAAAACCTCAAGAGAATCCGTCAAAGTGAGAGGGGATGATGTTGAGATGCTAGCTGAAGAGTTAACCTTACAAATCTGTTGCAAAGCATTGGAAGAGATGGAGAGGCATTATCACTGTGATGATCCATCATCCAAAAGTACGGATGATCAGGGGGTTGTGGAGGGGACTTATGGAAATGCATCTGTCCTGTGCCCTTCAGGGGACAACTATGATAAAAACACGACTGAAATGGAAACAGACAACAAGATGGAGGAATATGATGACACATATTCTAACTCCTTGAAGAGCATGGCTAATCTGGGCTCTGTTGAGTACCCTGATACTCCTCCAAGCACCCCTTTACTTCCGGAGATGATAAGGAGTCGAGCCAGTTTCACAAGGAAGCTAAAGGGAGGACTGGCTAAAGAATTCCTTCCTTCAACCCCTCCATCAACCCCCAAAGACCACATGCAACCACTGATGGAGAATCAAATGACAGACTTGTCCGCTGACTTCATTGTGAGACTGATGCGCTCACTTTCACTGGAGTGCTGTCGAAACGAAGGCTTAGAAGAAAGCGAGGATGGAGAAGTTGATGATGACAGGCTCCAAAATGATGTTTCCGGTCTGACTGACTATGCAGCTCAAATTTCTGCGGATATCCTTCATTTTATCACCACAAACGAGATAAGAAAAGTAATGGATGAGGGTTGTGTGAAAAGCATGTGGACTATCGCTGACCAACTAGCGAGTGAAATTGTCACAACGTCTCTAGCAGAGGTGATGGCAAGAGGAGAAAGGAAGGTTTCGGAGGAGGAAACAACATCATACTCATTGTATGAGGTAGACATGGCCACAGACACAAGGGCTATGATCTCTGCAACAGACAGGGTGAAAGTTTTAGCTAGTGAGCTAATCATTAACGCTATGGTTCATGCTTTTGCTAAGCTAGGACAGGGTGCGTTTAAACATGGAACCCAGCCACATCTTTCGGGCCAAGCTGTCGAACCACAGCCATGGGAAGAAAGAAGATATTCAGACACATTGTGTAAAGACTCAGTCAACTCCCACAATGCCAAAACCTTCAGATGTTGCAGCGATAAATCAGAACTGAACCCCATTACAGATGACGCCATAAAAGTGAAATCATCGATACACACATTTGCCAACAACTTTGCAGAAGACGTGCTTCAGCACTCTGTGTGTGAAGCTTCCAGCTTACTGTTTAACTATAAGCAATCTCAGGGAGCAGAACTTGGCCCAGAGAAAGACATTACACCATGGGTAATCAAGATGTGTCCTGGGGAAAGTGTTGTCCAGGAACTGCAATGTGCTCTACTCTGGGCCGCAGCCTCTCAGAAAGGGACCAAAGCACTTCAGTTTGATCTACCAGACAAAAGCTTTCAGCAAAAG CTTTGCAGACTCTCTCGGAGTGCCCGTCTGAATGGTTGGACGGTGGGTGCTTTGATGGTGTCTCTCGAGGAGTTTTGTGACATGCAGCAAGAGACCAGCGGAGGGCACTATAAGAGCTCCGATTCTCTCCTGGAGCATCTGCAGCACCTGATTGACAATGTGTGTTTAAACTGA